The Nicotiana tomentosiformis chromosome 9, ASM39032v3, whole genome shotgun sequence genome contains the following window.
CTGGCCCGCCATGGTCAACCTCTCAGACCTCCTAACCGGAGCATCGgtgtctctcctcttcacatgcccgacCCATCTCAACCTTGATTCCCACAACTTGTCTTCAACAAGAGGCACGTCCACCTTATCCCTAAtaactttattcctaatcttatccttCCTactatgcccacacatccatcccaacatcctcatttctgctactttcatcttctgtacATGGAATTTCTTGACTGGACAACACTTgactccatacaacatagtcggtctaactaccactctgtagaactgtcacggccccaattttcctccgtaggatgccgatatggcacctagtctctacgactacgTAAGCCTAACAGTTAATAACAACTTGACATAAATAATCAACCTAAAATACTAAAAGAAGGGTAAATAACTGATATAAACTACCAAAATAGAATCTCAAGAAATattttcccaaaaccggtagaatTGAGTCATAATCTCTATAgaataaactagaatatctaacACATCAccgtctgaaagaaatacaacaggaagtaaaatagggaaggtgactccgaggcctacagacttggagcaggtataccttgaggcCTCCAAGCATCAACTCAAATCAACTCTAGCATCCGACATGAGCAGtcgtacctggatatgcacaaaaattgtgaagaagcgtagtatgagtacaccataatggtatccagtaagtatcaagtctaacctcggtagagtagtgacaaactcaggtcaagacacctactagaataTAAATAAGCGGTATGGAAATttaataaggataaataatggaaAAAATAACCGATACGAAACAAGATAATAACATGAACTAACACCGAAAATTAGACATAAAAGTAACATAAAAGAAGAAGCTAAGGAGAGAGCCAAAATGATCATGTACGGGCAACAACTGctaaacaaggaagaacaaaacaacaaacaCGTTCCCACCAAAACTGCTTGCAAAAAaaagataaacaacaagaatcacaacgaggaaCCACCTCGTGGACAATAAGAATCACCACCAAGGTATCTcctcgtgtacaataagaatcaccaccgaggtatcacctcgtataaatcaagaatcacaaccgaggtaccacatcGTATACACATTTcataatctcaatcacaatctttccttataccaccgcgtgaaccttacatttgaaatagagttttgaaacagttttcccgaaatagctacactcactttagcccaccttatgaaaCCGCGTGGCTTCACGTAACCCTAAGCCTTATAGCgctgcatgcacattaaccctaagccttataccatcgcattcgcatcaatatcacatcacaataacaactcgcaccacaagtgcccatatatcacaacttgccaacaatcaacaatatcgatattttcacaacaataggCCACGTCTCCACCACaacatgtacaagaatatcaacaacaacaatgaatgtaaaatgttCAACAAAAatatgtttcaacaataacaattttgcCTCAAGGTGATAACGgcttcacaacttcaacaccaataactcaacaataagaaacAATGTATAACCATGAcgttaaataagaataactcataaGGGaatagataacatgtaacaatgacttcaaataatggaaatcaacaagggaagggataacatgaacaataacttcaaataataataattaacaataagAGTGAAAATAcgaataataacttcaaataatgataatcaacaatgagagagataacatgaacaataacttcaaaaaatgataatcaacaacgaaagagataacatgaataataacttcaaaaaatgataatcaacaatgagagagacaacatgaacaataacttcaaataatgataatcaacaatgagagagataacatgaacaataacctcaaataatgataatcaacaatgaaagagataaagtgaacaataacttcaaaaaaatgataatcaacaatgaacgAGACGACACGTAATAATTAAAGAGGCaaaaagttcaactaaagcatgagaacAAATTATCAATTAGAATGTAGAACAAGTGATAACGAAATCGTTTAAGGCATGAAAGGATAGATAAACACAAGTAAAACCAacttaatattatcaaacaatgctagggaattcaattacaatagataaagctgaGATCTTttcacttttcccaaaaagtcaacaaaagtcaactcgagGCTCGCCCGGGCAAAATCCGGATCTAGTGGTAGATTACGACTAACCATGATCCCCCGAGTTCacatatgtgattagtttcaaaattcgagtccaaatcgactctcaaaactcaatttctcttttttcaaaaacttgacaaagtttcataaattttcactttgattcacctgattttgatgttaaaatctaaggtATGTTGATGCATTATTATTAGAAATAGAtttgaatcacttacccaatgtttgtaggtgaaaatccacTCTCCAAATCGACTCCAACCGAGTCtggggttcaaaaatgagagaatgagttcAAAAGTCCTGTCTCCCAGCCCTTTAACCAGctacagatgtcgcatttgcgacacatggTTTGCATTTGTGAATCCTCATAATTGCAGGCCATGGCTTGCATTTGTGAGCCCAGACAGCCTCAACATTCATCACAATTACGGACCAGGACACAAAATGACCGTTCATGTCACCCTACCGTCTTCCATCAACATCGCGCCAAGGCCAACACATGacgtatcacaatacacagtataagaaccCGAATCCGTAGACAATACCAACACTGggattgtagtcaaagcagtcttgagcttttgaaagctattctcacattcctcggtctaTTTGAACGGAGCGCCCTTccgggtcaatctggtcataagtgtagcaatagatgagaaaccctctacgaaacgacggtaatacccagctaaactaagaaaactctgaatcttagcgtgacaatctaaaaTAGAATGATAGAACGACAACCATTCCATGCCTAAGATaaaatcaaagtctaccatactaagcaacaacagatcaactcttgtctcaaaaccaccaataacaactaaacatgactGATACATACAATCCACAATAATTGAATCTCCTACAGGCGTGAACATATAAaaaagagaactcaaagaatcacgagatatatccaaatacggagcaaagtaagatgacacatataaataagtggatcctaaatcaaataagactgatgcatctctatggcaaactggaaccaTACCTATAATGACTGAGTCTGAAGCACCCGCCTCCATCCTATCCCGAAAAGCATAAAATCTAGTctggcctctccctctagggcaacctctacccgcCCGTCCCCCATCCCTAGCTGACTGTGcgggtggagcggcaactggggCAGCAATCATGGCCAAAGAAGTCTATGGACCTGACTAATCCATgaagcctgagtagtctgtgagggtgcacccctcctgagtctagggCAGTCTCTAATCATGTGGCGGGTATTACCACACTCAAAGAAAGCTTTCGGTGAGCTTGGCTGCGGGGATTGGCTCGGGCCTAGTCGGTtagactgaccgctgaaggcaccccgcgcaggaggtgcactagaaagtggttgAGCAAAGTGTACAACTAGAGACCTCGGAATACCTAGAGTAcgactagaagctggaagtgatgAGTGAATTGGACGaatcacatagcctctaccatgacggttTGTAGCTGCAGCGTGgacaccactaaatcctccagtacctcgagtcctcttagcctccctatcaTCTCTCTCACGACcccacataccctccaacctATGTGCAATCTTTACCACCTGTTGATATGGGGTATATGTCTCCAACTCTCTAGCCATGtggaatctaataccatagttgagcccctcgataaatcgacagaCTCGTTCTCTGACTGTATAAACTaatgcaggtgcatgtctggacaaatcactgaattagACAGAATACTCCaacactgtcatagtaccctggTGCAGCCGCTCAATCTCTGTGCGCTATGCATCCCAAAgagtctgaggaacaaactctctcaagaataaaTCTAAAACCTGAGTCCATATTAGTGAAGATGCCTCGGATGGGCTACCCACCTTGTACGCTCGCCACCACCGATATGCCGCTCCCTTTAGCCgaaacatagtaaaagcaaccctacTCGTATCTACAATATCCATAGTGCGTAGAATATGGTGGTACTTatcaagaaaaccatgtgcatcctctgaagctaaatcactgaaagtaggagggtgatacttcttgaacctctcgagcctaagctgctCCCCCTTTGATGATGTTGCCCTAACCACGAGCAAAATCAGAGCAACAGGCTATACCGGTATAAACTCTGGGACCTGATCAGCccggacccgctgctctggggtacgggccgcgggagtctgagctcctcccccagcctgagatgtggctggtgcaagtggaactaaccccgcctgagctagagtaccgaacatgctcaagaactgtgcgagggtctcctaAAGTGCTGGCGTGGAAACAGGCGCCTTGGGTGCCTATCCCCCGACTGGAGCTACTGGtcgctcctctgacgcagctcggGCAAGAgctttggctgcaccacgtgcGCCTCCTCGGCCTATGCCCCGGCCCCGGCCACTCGCGGCTCTAGCAAGGGACGCAGGTATATGATCATCGGATCCAACAATGCGTCTCCTCACCATTTGTTACAGAATAGAAAGTTAAAGATTCAATTTTCGAAGTCAATCAATTCGCACAATaatgaatcaaagaagtgaagtttttcccaatagttctgtagcctctcgaagataagtacaaacatctttataccaatccgcaagactctacttaacatgcttatgactcgtaatacctatgaacctagagctctaataccaacttgtcatgacgcTAATTTCCCtacgtaggatgtcatgatggcaccttgtctctacgactaggtaatcctaacaattAATAACAACTTGACAGATATAATCAACCTAAAATACTAAAACAAGAGTAAATAACTGATATGAACTCCGAAATAGAATCTCAACAAATATTtttccaaaaccggtggaactgaatcataagctctatagaataaactagaatatctaatgcatcattgtctgaaagaaatacaacaggagtgactctgaggcctaaggacgtggagcaggtataccttgaaatctccaagcaacaacacaaatcaactttAGTGTCTGGCACGAGCCGGCGTACCTGGATATGTACAAAAattgtgcagaagcatagtatcagtataccacaatggtacccaataagtatcaagcctaacctcggtacagtagtgacgaggctaggtcaagacagCTACTAGGATACAAATAAGCATTATGGAAAtgtaataaggataaataataGAAAGCGAAGAAATAACCAATACGAAataagataataacatgattaatACCATAAATTAGACATGAAAGTAACAAAAAAGAAGCAGCTAAAGAGAGAGCTAAAATAATCATGTATGGGCAACAACTGCTAAAAAgggaagaacaaaacaacagaCACGTTCCCACAAACACTGCTTGCAAAAAAGAGATAAAGACAaaaatcacaacgaggtaccgcctcgtgtataatAAGCATCACCACTGAGGTACCGCTTCGTATAAATCAAGAATCATAACTGAGGCACCACCTCGTATACACATTTCACAATCTCAATcaaaatctttccttataccactgcgagagccttacatttgaaatacatttttgaaaacagttttttagaaatagctacatgcacgttagcccaccttatgacgccgtgTGACTTCACGTAGCTCCCCTACAATCAACACgtacataagtcccaccttatactaccgcatgcacattaacctcAAGTATTATACCGTCGCATGTgcgtcaatatcatatcacaataaaaactcgcaccacaagtgcccaaatatcacaacttgccaacattTAACAATATCgatatttccacaacaatagcccacggctcaaccacaatgtgtacaagaatatcaacaacaacaatgaatgtaaaatgttCAAAAAATGATGTTTCAACGATAACAATTTTGCCTCAAGGTGATAACGGCTTCACGTAGCCCCCTACAataaacatgcacataagtcccaccttataccgccgcatgtacATTAACTCCAAGCCTTATACGGCCACACAtgcgtcaatatcacatcacaataacaactcgcacaacaagtgcccatatatcacaacttgccaacaattaACAATATCGATGTTTCAACGGCAATAGCCCacggctccaccacaacgtgtacaagaatatcaacaacaacaatgaatgtaaaatgttCAACAAAAatatgtttcaacaataacaatttcaCCTCAAGGTGATAACGgcttcacaacttcaacaccaataactcaacaataagaaataatgtataaccatgacgttaaataagaataactcacaaggtaatagataacatgtaacaatgacttcaaataatggaaatcaacaagagaagggataacatgaacaataacttcaaataatgataattaacaatgagaGTGAAAACATGAATAATAAcgtcaaataataataatcaacaatgagagagataacatgaacaataacttcaaaaaatgataatcaacaatgaaagagatagctTCAaaaaatgataatcaacaataaataccacgtacaacccgtgtacccactcgtcgccttgcgtacacggatttcacataacacaaatgtatcaatcaataccaatcctaaggggtagtttctcccacacaaagttaggcaagacacttaccttaactaggccaattcaacactcgaaaatagctttttcctTACAATTTGCTtccacatggctcaaatctaaccaaaatcgacttaatattatcaaacaatgctaggaaattcatttacaatagataaagttgagatctttacacttttcccaaaaagtcaataaaagtcaactcgggGCCCGCTCGGGCAAAACCCTGGTCCAGTGATAGAATCCGACTACCATGATCCCCCGAGTTCacatatgtgattagtttcaaaaatcgagtccaaatcgactctcaaaactcaatttcttttttttcaaaaacttgacaaagtttcataaattttcactttgattcacctgattttgatgttaaaatataAGATATGTGGATGcaatatgattagaaatatattagaatcacttacccaagatTTGTAGgttaaaatcccctctccaaatcgcctcctaccgagtctagggttcaaaaatgagagaatgagttcAAAAATCCTATCTCCCAGCCCTTTAACCCGCTGcagatgttgcattcatgacacagggttcgtatttgcgaactCTCACAATTGCAGACCAGGGCTCACATTTGCGAGCCCTGACAGCCTCAGCATTCATCGCGGTTGTGATagaggcatcgcaattgcgaactgaagagccatcgcaaaagcgaacaaattGTTCGTAAATGCGAACTAAGCTATAATCATGCTGCCTTCGTAAATGCGAAGGGGAAGTCGCATTTATGACAACTGCTCCGCTTCTGTCACCTTCGCATGTGACtctggtgttcgcaattgcgacaccagaGCACCAGAAATCAGATTTCTGCAATTTTAGTCCAAACCACTCTGGAAcatgtccaaaactcatccgagcccttggggctccaaaccaaacgcccacaaaagtctaaaaacatcacacAAACTCTCTCGCGCAaaccacaaaaataatatctaaaactacGAACCGAACATTAAAATggatgaatttcaaagaaaatttcaagaacttctagaattgcaactaagcgtccgaatcctatcaattcaactttgaatgatatcaaattttgcaagaaatttccaaataccataacggacctattcttagtcccaaaatcaaatttcgagctcgataactaaaagtcaacctacggtcaaacttttaaacttcaaaTTGCGAAATTTCGGCAAATCAATATAAATCAGCTTACGGACGTTCAAAACTAATtctgggtatacgcccaagtccgaaatcacgatacgaagctatcggagccaTAATAACACAGTTCTGggttgttttcacaaaagtcaaagtttggtcaataatttctaatttaaacttctaagtcaagaatcaaggatCCAAATCAACCTGAATGCTTTCCGGAACGAAATCAACCAAGCCCGCAagtcataaacacacatgtgtgaatcaTACAAAGGGGTAACGGGGCATAATTACATAAAACAatcgatcaggtcgttacaagaACTTGCACTTAAGTCTCGGTGGAACATTCCTATCACACATAACACTAGAAGATAAGCCTTTATTTCATCCACCTCGCTCCAATACGAGtgtaacatcctcgtcaatctccttATTACCTAGTATTACAGACCCAAGATACTTAAAACTAtctctcttagggatgacttgtgtatcaagctTCACATCCACTTTTGTTTCATGCGTCCCAAtattgaacttgcactccaagtattctatttttgtcctactcaacttgaaatatttagactccagggtctgtctCCACGCCTCCAGCCTAGCATTAACGGCGCTATGCGTCTCGTCAACTAACACTATGTCATATGCAAATAACATATACCatgacacctccccttggatgtgtcgCGTCAGTATATCCATCGCCAGGGAAAATAAAAAAGGGCTAAGAGCTTATCCCTGATGCAACATCATCACCACTGGAATTAATCCGAGTCTCCTCCCATAAtcctcacccgagtcttagctccatcgtacatgtccttaatcatcCTAATGTATGCTACCGGCACACCCCTAACCTCCAAATATCTCCATAGAACTTCTCTTGGGATTTTATCGTAGGCTTTttctaggtcaatgaacaccatatgcattATTATAGATAAATGCTTATGATAAATATTAATTGgtgatataatttttttttaaaagtcaaCTAATATGTTATATGTGTTAAACCAGACTGTAGTGTAAAAGAAATTTATATTGTTAGAATTCATAACTTAAATCTATTATGTTATAACTTAGATTATAGTGACTTGACACTGTAAATTTATTTTACAATGCCAATACATGGACTAGATATTGAAAATCTTGTTTACACTGTAATTCATagagtttagaattttttttttatggttTCATAAATTTCATGCAAGGCTGTCCGTCCGTGGTAAACGTGTGTCCACGTTACAATTTCGGGCATCTCTCAAAATCATATCAACTCGTGTATATAAAGAAGAACTGGAAGTTATGACTTCAAATCAGTGGGAAGATCTAGCAAAGCAAGCTAGCAATAGCTAGAGGTTTTTTCAATTCCAAGTAATGCTTAATACATAAGTATTTAATTTTCTACGTGTACTTCTGCATTGAGATACCAAGATCATGAATATTTGTACTAACAAGTCGTCGTCAGGAGTGAAGAAAGGTGCATGGACTGAAGAAGAAGATGTTCTATTGAAAAAATGCATCGAGAAATATGGAGAAGGAAAGTGGCATCAAGTTCCTCTTAGAGCTGGTAAACTCTCGTCGACAAACCCGCTAAAAAAATATTAATGTAATTCTACTTATTGTAACAGGTTACTTATCTTATTTTAGAGGTAACTAGTTTCACTAAACTATTACTTGTTATTTTCTATCTTGGTGATGTCATagtgtaaaaattatttttacattttcCCGTATAGATATGTACATTGTGATAATATAACATTGTCATGTTTTATATAAATATGTATGCAGGTTTGAATAGATGCAGAAAGAGCTGCAGATTAAGGTGGCTAAATTATCTAAGGCCACATATAAAGAGAGGAGACTTCTCTTTTGATGAAGTAGATCTCATTTTGAGGCTTCATAAGCTGTTAGGCAACAGGCAAGTTTAAGTTCAAACACTTGATGGCCATATTATTTCATGTTAAACTCACGTTCTATCTCCTTTCCCTTCTTCTTTACCAATTAACCCACTCCCAACTTTTCCCTCTCTTTGCCAAATCGAGAAAATACTAAGATTGTGTTCGATATTGATGAAagtcatttttcatgaaaaatattctTCAGAAAAATATTTCCTATTGATGAGTAGTATtttttggaatatatatatatatatatatatatatatatatatatatatatatatatatatatattacacacacatcaaataatttaattaagtaaagactataatttacacaagtaattcatgctttggagtcctaaactacccggactttagcatttaatagtagctacgcacggactcttgtcacctcgtgcgtacgtatatatatatatataaaattagtaATCAGAGTGTTTAAATCAAATATTTGAGTTCTAAAGATTAATACAATGTCTAAAAGTAGTTAGAGCAAGTGATATAAAACTAAAAATTGAGATAGCTGTATCAAAAATGAGTTCTGCTCATTAATTTGCAGGAGTCATTTTTCTCCTTGATAGAAAATGTTTTCTTTGAAAAAAATATTCTAATAATCAAACATCGGAAAATGACTGAAAAATATTCCGTGGAAAAAGActtaattaattatataaatgAACCCTAACACTACTATGATTTTTCCATAAGTAACCAAGAAGAGTAAAAGACATGCATGTTTGATTAATTATCCTTATTATTTTGTTTAGATGGTCACTTATTGCTGGTAGACTTCCTGGAAGGACGGCAAACGATGTCAAAAACTACTGGAACAGCCATCTTCGCAAGAAGTTAATTGCTCCTCATGATCAAAAGGAGAGCAAGCAAAAAGCAAAGAAGATCACCATATTCAGACCTCGGCCTCGAACCTTCTCAAAGACAAATACTTGTGTTAAAAGTAACACAAATACTGTAGATAAGGATATTGAAGGCAGCAGCGAAATAATTAGATTCAACGATAATTTGAAGCCAACAACTGAAGAATTGACGGATGATGGAATTCAATGGTGGGCCGATTTACTAGCTAACAATTACAACAATAATGGGATTGAGGAAGCTGATAATTCATCACCAACTTTGTTGCATGAGGAAATGCCACTTTTCAGTTGATATTGACATGTGGGATCTGCTAGGATAAAGGATTAATCCCCTTATGAGGCGGATGTAGGATTTAATCTTTTAACGTACTTAATTTTTAAGATTTTTAGCACTTAATTTACAGTATTTATAAAATTATGGGGTCaaattttagtatttattattattttaatgaattttcatTCATAATTCACTAAAATCCAATTATACGTATTCATGTTCCATGTCGAAAATAGAAAAGGGCTAGATATGCCCTTCAACTATGCGAAATTGAGCAAATATGACCGTCGTTAATAGGTGGATTCATCCATGCCCTTGACGTCcaatagttggtccatatatgccctaaGTCCCCCAATTAACTTAATTTGCTGATTATTAAGCTAATTGACATGTGTCGCGATCCTAAGGCTCCTCTACTTACTTGGTTCCAACCTTTCAAGCCTTTCCGTATTGAAAATATTAAGTTCGGTTCAATATATTGAACATAGGCTCCATTTGCCTCGATCACCAATAAAGAGATACTCCGTCGTAAACTTGTAacaactgtatgggtcaaaatttATCTCTAGAGTATTTGAACGAAGATAATATTAAGGGAAGAGTTCTCGAGTCGACGTTAGTCGAAATGACACAAGAAGCAGCAATGTCCCTGGCTGAAGTGTCGACAAGAGTCGTAGTCGagatgtcaacaagggtcgaggtcgaggttgAATATCGTTGATAAGAGCTGTAACAGCTAGTTTGTCAAGGTAGGATattaaaagagaatattctagtggatattctctacacTTGTACTATTATGGTTTCTTAGGAATATGTCCCATATATCTATATTAATATAAAAGCaagaatacaatgtcggtttacaaaaatgaccttataatattaagcataataactcataataaaaggatataaccgaaattctagatattagccttataatcctattagttttaggatataatactacacattaggaatcctacatgattacctttaggaatcctattagtataattactttcgggatgTCTAATtcataccagcttactctaaacatctgaatcccttttcctgctcatccgagcttgtgacattcttgtcaacaccgaaccgcagctttgatcctcaacttccaattcccatacTACTCACTGCACCTAATCGTGccaatacgcaagagtacaatagtttcatcataactcctgaaccactaatagaatacacacttcatcatagaGGAACCTCTCACttgactcatttcaggagaactattgcaacacgtgactgaattcacataactgcagaaaatacaaacctcaagtagtgg
Protein-coding sequences here:
- the LOC104099949 gene encoding transcription factor MYB114-like (The RefSeq protein has 1 substitution compared to this genomic sequence), with amino-acid sequence MNICTNKSSSGVKKGAWTEEEDVLLKKCIEKYGEGKWHQVPLRAGLNRCRKSCRLRWLNYLRPHIKRGDFSFDEVDLILRLHKLLGNRWSLIAGRLPGRTANDVKNYWNSHLRKKLIAPHDQKESKQKAKKITIFRPRPRTFSKTNTCVKSNTNTVDKDIEGSSEIIRFNDNLKPTTEELTDDGIQWWADLLANNYNNNGIEEADNSSPTLLHEEMPLLS